The Camelus bactrianus isolate YW-2024 breed Bactrian camel chromosome 13, ASM4877302v1, whole genome shotgun sequence nucleotide sequence GCCCTGCCAAGGGGCCGCAATGCTGTCCGCACGATACGGGCAATGGTGGTGAGCCCCCGCGCTGAGGGCTCACCCAGCCGCAGTCAGGCCCTGGAGCTGCTAACCAGCCTTGTGCCTGCTGAGCGTAGCCCACTTGCCAGCCGGCTTCCCAGACCCACAGCTGTTGTGCCAAGGAGCCCAGATCTGGGCAGCACAGAGGGTGCAGCCCTGGGGCAGCTGCCTGAGACAGGGGCAGCAGAGCCAAAGGACAGATCTTCCCAGGCCCCTGCAGGCATCCCAGAGGGTGCTCACCCACCTCAGAACCAGGATGTCCTTGCAGCCCGCCCAGACCAAGACCAGGACAGAGCCCAGAATGCCAGGGTCCATGAGGTCCCGAGGGTGCAGAGTGCCTCTAGCCCCACCCAGCTCCCTCTCCAGACCTCTCAGGACCACGCACCAGTACCCTCTTCTCCTGGACTCCAGACCCCAAATCCCTCCCTGGGCCTAGTTCACCTGCCAGAGAAGCCTGAGGTACCTGTTCATGCTAGGGCCCAGCTTAGTCTTGAGCCCAGGgaaccccaggccctgccctctgtAAAAAGGGAGGGGCTTCCAGATCCCCCTGCTGCCACCATCCTGCCCATGGTGAAGACTGAGGTGGTTACAGTCCCTGGACAATCTCTTGCTCCATCCTCTGTAAGAAGGAAGGCTGTCACCAGCCAAGGAGGTCTTTCTGCTCCATCCTCCCCAAGGAATAAGGTTGTTCAGGACTCTGAAAATGTCCCTAtcttctccctttcccccaaGAAAGAGGTAGTACAGGGTCCGAGTGCTCTTGCTGCCTCATCCTCCAAACCAACCAAGGTTGTCCAGGGCCCAGAAGGCAGCCCTAGCACCCAAAAAGAGGTTGTCCAGGGTTCTGAaggcagccctgcccctcccctcaccaaGGAAGAGGTTGTCCAGGGCCCCGGTGCTTCTGCTGCCCCATCTTCTGCCCAGAAAGTGGTTGCCCAGGGCCCTGCTGTTCTCCCTGTTGCCTTCTCAGTGGGCAAGGTGTCTCCCAGCCCAGGAGGCCCCCGGGCCCCAGCACCgatgagagcagaggccagcCCAGAGTCCCAGCTTGTCCCTGACTCCACCAAGGGCAAGACGCTCCTGGAGCCatcaagggaggaggaggaagtggcccTGACTGCAGACCTGGAGATTTTCCTGGATACCCTACGGAGCATGGAGCCCCCTGAGATCCTCCGCACTCATCGGCTGCCTCGAGCCCCCCGCTCCTCCTACCTGGCCATGTATGCCACACTGCCGGCCATCGAGGAGGACCAGCCTGGGCCATGGGTGCTGGGACCCAGCCCCCAGGAGATGCCCAcactggaagaaaaagaggatgagaagggagaagaggaggaagaactgGAGAACCCCTACCTGAGTGATGATGAAAAGCTCCAGCGCAGGCAGGAGAAAGCCGGGCCCAGCACTTCCCACTCTGCCCGGCCCCCCCAGGTCTCTTGCTCTCCTCTGGAGATGATGAAGAGGCACGTGGCAGGTGCCAAGGGCCCCCTCCCAGAACTGGGGCCAGAGTGGCAAGCAGGCAGCAGGCCCACTTCCCGTCTTGGAGGCAGCCTTCTCTTTGGGGGTCTGCTGCCTGCCCCCAAGGATACCCCCACCTTGGAACCATTGGGTGCAAAACTATCTACTCTGCCACCTCATGGGGCACCAGGGCTCAGGAAGGTGGCAAGACAGCTGCCTCTGCTCTACAGCGAAAGGCCACCTCCAGAGAAGTCCGTGCGTGCCCAGCCCCCGGAGGGGTGGGTGAGTGAGGCCTTGGGTGGGCAAGGGAGGGGGCCTGGTCTCACCTGCACCAGGGTTTGGATGGTATAAGGATCTTGGCACTGGGAAGCAGTCTCCAGGGGCCAGAGGCTTGGGTCTGAGGTCTAGTTCAGTGTGATCATGTTTATCTGGGCCACAGTCTTCTTATCCAAAGAGCAGGAGATTCGGATTCCAAAGGGCTTGGTGGTCTGGTATCTTggaagctggggaaggggagTGATAGACACCCAGCTCCTGGGATAGGGTAATGAAGCCCCTGGGGGTTGGGAACAAGTGTAGCATCCCCTGTGGGCCACCTCTTTGAGGGTGGAGGCCAATAGGGAGGATGTGGGATCCCTGGAATGGCCAGTTGTGGGAGGCAGTAAAGAGGCAACCCCATAAGACTTATCACTGTCCTTCATTCCAGAGCCCAGCATTGAAGACCCAGGGCAAGCTGAACACCAGGCCTGGAAAGGTAGGGGGTAGAGGGCAAGTGGGTGGGGCAGCAGGAGGCGGGGGCCTGGGGCTAGGGCCTGAGGACCCCTTCCATGCCTTCTCCAGATGATCCTCTTCTCAGAGCCTGGCTGCCAAGGCAGCAGCAGGGATGTTTGGGAAGACACTGCTGATGCTTCTGGTTGGGCCTGCGTGGCCTCCATACGGGTGGTCCGAGGCTGGTGAGTGTGGAGTTCCCTGCGGGGTTCTTGCGTGTGAACCTGGGGAATGTGAGGGCAGTGAGAAGTGTCCAGGCCAACCTGGCAGAAACCTCCTCAGCTACCCAGAGACCCTGCCTTGGGGTACATCCTCTCCCCACCCAGTGACCCTGGGTCTCTGTGCCCACAGCTGGGTGCTGTATGAAGAGCCGGAGTTCCAGGGCCGGAAGCTGGTCCTCCCTGAAGGAGATGTGGAACTTGGAGCCCCAGGGCCAGCATGGAGTACCCAAGGCATTGGCTCCCTGAGAATGGTAGTCAGAGTGAGTAGTTGTGGGTAGGGACCAGATGTGCCCCGTCTACCCTAAGCCCTGGGCCCTGAGGAGGGAGATGGCCTCAGGTACCTAGAGTTGGAATTTCTGGGAAAGATCATATGGGGTCGGAGCCTGAAGGGGGTTTACTGTGGACTCACCTATAGATTCCTGACCTTGAAGCCAACTGGAGAAGAAAGGGGTTCTGGGGGTGCTCAGATTGGCTTGGGGAGGCAGGGGCCAGACAAAGGCCAAGCCTCAGTTTGAGAAAGCAGCCTGGGGAAGTTTGAGCTAGTGCTGGAGAAGGATTCGGTTAGAGCAACAGAAATGTGTGGGGAGTGGCTGTGGGAGCTCACCCCCGACCCAGGGCCCAGGCTTTCAGGCCCACAGCCAGACCCCAGGTGCCACGGATGTGTGTTGATTCATTTGCTCACAGATGCTCATTAatgtctgctgtgtgccaggcactgtgccaggcaaaGAGCAGGTGGGGGAGACCTGCTCTTTGCCCCACAGGATTCACGGTCAATACAGTATGAGGGCTGGATCTGAAGCAGGAAAGCCATATAACCAGATTAGAGATTTATAAACGTCCCGCTGGTTGccaggaggagaaaagaggaggTGGGGATCCTGGAGGCAGGAAGACCAGAAAGGGCTGTGATTTCCAGCCGAGGGGCACCCCTGAACTCTGAGGGAGGGGTACATGGTTTGAAAAGACATTGTCCATACTATAATTTcatatctgtaaagtgggggaaaataacattgttttcataacacaaATTTACAAACTACTAGGATTAAGCTTGAAAAAGCCACTTTGGCCACTAGAGAGACCCAGAAGAGCAAGCATAAGTCTAAAAGCAGGGCCTAGCAGacgtttttggttttttgttttgttttgtttttttctgtttttaatggaAGGACAAATTACTTCGAGTTCAGAGCTGTTGCAATCCTCCTGGTAAGAGAGGACGAGTCTTAACTAGGGCAGTGGCCCAGCCACGCAAAGGAGAGGACAAGAGTTTTCAAAGCCTCCCCAGAAACACACAAATGTTTGTGGACAATTTACTGTGAGCTTCTCACAATAAATTCATCTTCATGTGGGAGGTAATGAggtacaagagaaaaacaaggacTTTGAAGTCAGATGGACCTGGGTTCATTTGATTCATTCAGCCTAGTGTGTTCCAGGCATGTGGGAGGTGCTGGGTTGCAACAGTGAACAAAAACTACACTGCTCTGTTCTTGGCCCTGCTACTTACAGGCTGTGTGCCCTCAGGCAGGCTGCTTAACTTcgctgagcctcactttcctagCCTGTGAATGGCGTAATAACTCCCATTGGGAGGACCAAATGAAAAGGGGTAGGACATGCCTTAGCACATGCCTTGCACTTAGTAGATGCTTCATAATCATTTGATGaaggagtttgtaaatgaaaatgatCCTGGGGATCACCCAGAATGCAGAGAGGAACTGCTGGTTCCTGGGATGAGTTGCAGGTGGAAGCCAGTCTGGACAGGGGCAGGAACTATAAACAAAGGAAGGGTCAAAGTTAGACCTCAGGAAGTGGTTGTCCATCATGCCCGTCCAGCCAGCAGCCTGAAAAtcaggctcccagagccaaggcAAAGAGCAAGGCACTTGGCAGGCTCCTGCTGGGAACTTTGGTCTCAGGTCCCCAAGGGCCAGCACCAGACCAGCAAGGTTTTAGTCTCAGGCTTGTCTGGCCAACCTTGCAGAGAACACCCCAGTCAGCTTTCTGGCTTCTGAGGAGATGGCCACAGAGCTTTCCCAGAAGCCCCCGGGAGCCCCAGCTAGGCAGACTTAGGGAGGCAGATGTGGTCGGGGGTAGCTGCTGCGCGGTGTTGTTTTACACTTCATTTTTCCACCCTTCTTCTGCAGGACTACATTACCCCAGAAATCAGTCTGTACTCTGAGGAGGGCCTCAAGGGGCAGCGAGTGAAGCTTACTGAGGCCTTGGAAGACCCCCAGCACCTGGAGAGGCCCCTGCAGGTGGCATCTGCCACTGTCTCTGCAGGACTGTGAGTCTGGGCTGTTCTGGAAACCCTTCACTAAACATTTACTGTGCTGGGTGCTACGGACACACACAGGTGACAGGGCATAGTTCCTGCCCTCAAAATGTGCTAAGTCTACTGGTGGGGCCAGGCAAGCAAGCAGACAGTAGCAATCCAGAGTTCCAGGATGGAGGAGTATGGGGCTTCAGGAGCAAAGAACAGCACCAAAGCAGCCTGAGAtcagagaagccttcctggaggaggagaccccTCAGCTGGGGTGAGTTAGCCCCAGAAGAatctaagctccatgagggctggGACTTTGTACATTTTGTTCACTACTGTATCCCAGATGCCTGAAGCAGGGCCTtgttagttgaatgaatgaggaaGAGTATActagcagagggaacagcacctGTAAAGGCCCAGAGACAAGAGATCTAAGCTTTGAAAGTTCAGTATGACCAGAGAAAGCAGCAAGTGGGGAGATGCGAGGcccaggaggaaggcagggggaCAGAGCAAAAAGGCCTCTTTGTGCAGCTGGGCTAATTGTGAGGCTAATGGGGAACTACCCAGGTATGGGTGCTAGAACTCTCCAGCTGCTGTGTGAAATTAGAGTGTGCCAGGTCAAAGGAAGGGAGATGAGTGGCTGCTGCAGGAGATTATGGGGGCCTGAAATGTCCCCCAGGGTCCCCTTGAGGCGGACCTCTCCTTCAAAACCTCCTCCCTTCTAAACCTTCCACCCCATCCATCATCTGTGTTCCTGGGAGTCTGGGGTGcagctgcctctctgcctctccccaggtGGCTTCTATACCCCAAACCCTTCTTTGAAAACACTCCCTGCATCCTGGAGCCTGGAGAGTACCCCACCTCAGAGGCATGGGGTGCATCAGACCCCAGTGTGGGCTCCCTGAAGCCCATGAGATTGGTAAGCAGCAGGTGGTCCCAAGTAGCCTTATCCTGTAGtctggggaaagaggcagggcCTGGGAGCTCCTACTGGGAATGGGATTGGAGAAGAGGGAGGATTAGTCcaaggggatgggggagagggaggacatGGGTTGGCCATTTTTAGGAGTCTCTGGAACAAGTAACCCCTAGGTCACCAGCCCCATCTGCCTTCCCCCACCTCTGGGCTGGTGTCTCAGCTCCATATCCTCTGCAGGGCTGCCCGAGTGTGGAGAAGCCAGGGGAGCCCAAGGTAAGAGTCTGGGCTTTAGGGTCAAAGAGGGCCTTTGGGTGGCTGGGTAgggagtgtgtgcgtgtgtggttacCATGGTCTGGACTAGAAGTTGGGAGAGGAAGGTGCTGCAGACCAGAGGCTTGGTCACGGTCAGGGAGACCGTGAAAACGGATGGGCTCACTAGGAACTGACTTTTGATATGTAAGGATCAGGTCAGAGGTTGGGGAAGAGACAGGACTTGGGTAAGGGCATGGGGCTCAGTGAGGAAGTGGGAGGGCTTAGCTCTGGGCTGATGCTAGGTAGAGTTATTCTGGGTTGTCTGGATATGTCTGGGTCCAGATCCCACCAACCTtaaaccaccccctcccccacctcgccCCCCAGGCTGTGGTGTATGAGGCCCCAGACTTTCAAGGCCAGAGTTGGGAAGTGAGCCGAGACATCTATAACCTTCAGCAGCCAGAGGACAGCCAGAGCCCCCACTTGGCCTCAGTGGGGTCCCTGCGAGTTCTTGGGGGCTGGTGAGACTCAGGACCCTTCCCTCTACCCCATTCTCCCCACTGGCCTCTATCCTCGGGGGTGGGAAGTGACCTGGGCtgccttgggggtgggggcagcttaCACATCTATGGGCTTCCTGCGACTGAGTCGtctgcctcccccttcccccagctgGGTGGGCTACGAGAAGGAAGGTTTCCGGGGCCACCAGTATCTGCTGGAGGAGGGGGAATACGCTGATTGGTCACACTGGGGAGGCTATAACGAGGCGCTGACCTCCCTGCGGGTCATCCGGACGGTAAGCAAGAGAATTGGTATATCTCCTCTCTGGCCACAGCCATACTTCCCCCGGTACAATTTGTTGAGGGAAGAATTTGTGCCCCCTCTCCCTGTTCTCCAGAGCACCTGAAGTGTTCCCTGAGGTCtagcctctctccttcctgctccccttccccaggccacATTGATCACCTCACCCGAAACAAAGTCCCCTGGTGGGATGCGTCCTTGGGGCCTGGGCACTCCCAGGGGTTTCCGTCGGTGGGCAGGAGAAACCTGATTGTCCCTGGGGCCCAGGACTTCGGGGACCCGGCCTTGGTGCTGTTTGAGGCCATGGACTTCGAGGGGCACGGCGTGGAGGTGAGCGAGGCATTGCGGGACGTGGAGCTGGCCGGACATGCACCCCGCACGCAGGCCATCCATGTGCTCAGCGGCGTGTGAGTGACGGAGGCTCCCGGAGTGGGACAGGCCAGGGGCGGTCCCAGCAGAGGTGCCGGCTCCGCCGAGCTGACCCGCTCCCCGCTCTTCCTGCAGGTGGGTGGCCTATCAGGAGGTGGGCTTCTCGGGGGAGCAGTACGTGCTGGAGAAGGGGGTGTACCGTAACTGTGACGACTGGGGCGCGGGCAACAGCGCCCTCGCCTCTCTGCAGCCGGTCCTGCAGGTGCGTGCCCGCTGCGGGGGCGGAGCCTcttggggcgggggcggggcttggGATGCGCCCTCCGCGGAAGGACCTGGAAGGACCAGGCTCGGAGCTCTGGGGGCGGGTTCTCTGGCAAGGGACACCGCTAATGCAGACCCGGTCAGTTCGGGAGCTGGGAAAGAGTCggaaattttgaaatcagaggAACAGGCTAGGGGCTGGTACCCTCCTTAAGCCTCGAAACTTTGGTCCTTCCCTTCAGGTCGGAGAGCACAATCTGCACTTTGTCTCAAAGGTAAAGAAGCTGTTGGGgtcctttgtttcttcttcccTCATTtcaactctctctccctcttccccattcTATCTCACTccgtctccctccttcactctcaTCTCTTCCCGTCTCTGCCGCCAGATTCAGCTTTTTTCTGGCCCCGACTTTCTGGGCGACCATATCTCCTTCGAGGATGACCAGACATCTCTGCCCTCCTCTTTCCAGCCCCAGTCTTGCCGTGTCCTCGGCGGCAGGTAAGGACCTGAGGGAGGGGAGATGAGGTGCACCTGCCCTGAAGCGCTTAACTCAGCTTGGAAGTCGGGTCTATAGGAAGAAGGTCTTTCTTTCAaatgatttctttcatttaatttccTTGAGATTAGCTATTCTGTCTCAAATCGTTCAAtcttaaagcaaaataaaattttaatggaaaacgTAAAACTTCTAGACAGTATAGTATAAAGAACCTCAATCTTGTTCCATCtattccttttcccctttttatttttaaagtgggcTATTTTAAGTCCCCGacccaaaataaaatttcacaggTAAATACTTAAATGTGCGTCTCTAATAAGAAAGGACCCCACCCCCCACATAGCCACAAGTTATTACCACATCAAATCAAATTATCAGTAATTTACTATTACCTAATACCCAGTCCTTGTTCACATTCCTCCCATTGTCTCAAAAAATGCCTTTATGaaattggtttgtttttctcaGGATCCAGACAAGGTCCACACATTGCATTGGATCTATTTGATCTCTAAGGTATAACAGTCCCCTCcccttcattttgttttaagccatttaTTCGTTTGAAGAAGCTCAATAATTTGCCCTGTAAGTTTCCCATTTTCTGTATTTGACTGATTGCTTCCTGGCGTTGTTTCTAACTTGTTCCTCTGTGTCCCATATTTCCTGTAAATTGGTATTTAGCTCTAGAGGCTTGATGAGATtcagggtgttttgttttgttggcaGGAAGACTGCATAGGCGGTGCATGTACTTCTCACTGCATCACATCAGGAGCTACATGTCTGGTTGTTCCATTTTAATGATAATAAGATCTATACATTATAAGATTCCTCATTTACCTTTCACCTAATGatttttagcatccattgatgataATTGCCTAGATATATTATTTCTTTAGAGGTTACAAAATTATGATTTACTAATTTTTGTTATTCCTTCTACATGTATTAGCTGGAAAACTTCTATAAAGAACTTTCCCTTTTCAACTATTTGTTTACCTAAAATGCTTCATACAAAAAAGGAAGTTTGACCTTTTCCCAAGAATCAGTGTTTGCCCCTTTCTCGTCAATTTTCAGAATAATTTCTGAATTAATGCCCTAGCAACCTCCAAAGCTGACCaatgaagattttttaaagtattgttatAACTCATGGGTTTTTAAGTATTTGAAATGCTCCATTCCATGGGAGTCAGTGCTCTTTTGTGTACTCAAATTGTTTTATCTTTGGCAAATGGGAGCCCCTCCAAGTTGCCTCCTGGGTACTTTTGATATGACCccaatagctttttaaaaacttccttgtTTTTCTGGTACAATAAGATGCTTCAGGATCATTTAGTACATCTTTTTTGCCTCAaatctggaatcagccatttccaAAAGAACCCTGGTTGCTTTTGATGGGTAATGCTATTTAGAGGCTGAAATCCGCATGCTAGGTGTTTCAAAATTATAATGCTATTATTACTACTAACAGTAAAAACTACTGAATGCTGTTTGAgctttctgttgttctttttgtCCTCAGAACATTCACCTACATCCCATTAGGTATGTACAGTTCAAAATATTGGGTTTTTAAGACAtttgaaataatactttttttctgtGTGGTTATGCCACCAACCTGATACATAGtaggttcatttgtttatttcagtttttaggaatacttctcatttatatttatttctgttttttaattgcaTAAAATGTTTACAGGGTTTCTTTCTTTGTCAACttgggctaccataacaaaataccatacat carries:
- the CRYBG2 gene encoding beta/gamma crystallin domain-containing protein 2 isoform X5: MDRTENWATGTGGGEGIGGRELRKVARLRMTPAERTLCPGAWVASGSVPPALRSLRAGHYLLREAGRRRSFSANERDPGGPGALERSGDPTPRARDLALAMAEGRGGLGARLARHLARLGARRERKGKRTPEEARSQDRPWGGQSCPDLAQGQGSTSNVSLKAQVQSLSEWDIRAGSCGSWLWKRRHSSGGPAEPLGRLQRPAVGSASDLARYASMGPESLALAVTSAEPAAAKCPSCLVPAPGHLEQRSPACACLQPLYTAPKFPLRPEPLSNLGDMLPRPASSPRAEGAKGETASPGPALSEPAQSLHERPCARRTRYHITVTLRGRGQAPGEESEDPKPAQPAPHPCGPEESKGWQEPQQGLRPITRCLTDPPQEPRLRAPHLHQRSAAQRQELQAGWPPGSPHKRELDHSGPRTPQDRLPGPNMEEASGPLARDKARVVSATLTWRQRPPAQEEIKHRFHKVSLVSGAQLEAPQEKMFEYSHRREEVNGFAVQEEETMSHQGPGDGAGSRSFQSHGPIFSKKYTLPIKEKRPVGRPKGAVDQGDGSPQDPRTEPPSPGAVARTEFLVPVHGPREPSPYPGVSLNSGSPRSLEERRVMRTVRTTMVVGGHVDRRVTSSVTNAVGPTFSGEALPRGRNAVRTIRAMVVSPRAEGSPSRSQALELLTSLVPAERSPLASRLPRPTAVVPRSPDLGSTEGAALGQLPETGAAEPKDRSSQAPAGIPEGAHPPQNQDVLAARPDQDQDRAQNARVHEVPRVQSASSPTQLPLQTSQDHAPVPSSPGLQTPNPSLGLVHLPEKPEVPVHARAQLSLEPREPQALPSVKREGLPDPPAATILPMVKTEVVTVPGQSLAPSSVRRKAVTSQGGLSAPSSPRNKVVQDSENVPIFSLSPKKEVVQGPSALAASSSKPTKVVQGPEGSPSTQKEVVQGSEGSPAPPLTKEEVVQGPGASAAPSSAQKVVAQGPAVLPVAFSVGKVSPSPGGPRAPAPMRAEASPESQLVPDSTKGKTLLEPSREEEEVALTADLEIFLDTLRSMEPPEILRTHRLPRAPRSSYLAMYATLPAIEEDQPGPWVLGPSPQEMPTLEEKEDEKGEEEEELENPYLSDDEKLQRRQEKAGPSTSHSARPPQVSCSPLEMMKRHVAGAKGPLPELGPEWQAGSRPTSRLGGSLLFGGLLPAPKDTPTLEPLGAKLSTLPPHGAPGLRKVARQLPLLYSERPPPEKSVRAQPPEGWSPALKTQGKLNTRPGKMILFSEPGCQGSSRDVWEDTADASGWACVASIRVVRGCWVLYEEPEFQGRKLVLPEGDVELGAPGPAWSTQGIGSLRMVVRDYITPEISLYSEEGLKGQRVKLTEALEDPQHLERPLQVASATVSAGLWLLYPKPFFENTPCILEPGEYPTSEAWGASDPSVGSLKPMRLGCPSVEKPGEPKAVVYEAPDFQGQSWEVSRDIYNLQQPEDSQSPHLASVGSLRVLGGCWVGYEKEGFRGHQYLLEEGEYADWSHWGGYNEALTSLRVIRTATLITSPETKSPGGMRPWGLGTPRGFRRWAGET
- the CRYBG2 gene encoding beta/gamma crystallin domain-containing protein 2 isoform X1: MDRTENWATGTGGGEGIGGRELRKVARLRMTPAERTLCPGAWVASGSVPPALRSLRAGHYLLREAGRRRSFSANERDPGGPGALERSGDPTPRARDLALAMAEGRGGLGARLARHLARLGARRERKGKRTPEEARSQDRPWGGQSCPDLAQGQGSTSNVSLKAQVQSLSEWDIRAGSCGSWLWKRRHSSGGPAEPLGRLQRPAVGSASDLARYASMGPESLALAVTSAEPAAAKCPSCLVPAPGHLEQRSPACACLQPLYTAPKFPLRPEPLSNLGDMLPRPASSPRAEGAKGETASPGPALSEPAQSLHERPCARRTRYHITVTLRGRGQAPGEESEDPKPAQPAPHPCGPEESKGWQEPQQGLRPITRCLTDPPQEPRLRAPHLHQRSAAQRQELQAGWPPGSPHKRELDHSGPRTPQDRLPGPNMEEASGPLARDKARVVSATLTWRQRPPAQEEIKHRFHKVSLVSGAQLEAPQEKMFEYSHRREEVNGFAVQEEETMSHQGPGDGAGSRSFQSHGPIFSKKYTLPIKEKRPVGRPKGAVDQGDGSPQDPRTEPPSPGAVARTEFLVPVHGPREPSPYPGVSLNSGSPRSLEERRVMRTVRTTMVVGGHVDRRVTSSVTNAVGPTFSGEALPRGRNAVRTIRAMVVSPRAEGSPSRSQALELLTSLVPAERSPLASRLPRPTAVVPRSPDLGSTEGAALGQLPETGAAEPKDRSSQAPAGIPEGAHPPQNQDVLAARPDQDQDRAQNARVHEVPRVQSASSPTQLPLQTSQDHAPVPSSPGLQTPNPSLGLVHLPEKPEVPVHARAQLSLEPREPQALPSVKREGLPDPPAATILPMVKTEVVTVPGQSLAPSSVRRKAVTSQGGLSAPSSPRNKVVQDSENVPIFSLSPKKEVVQGPSALAASSSKPTKVVQGPEGSPSTQKEVVQGSEGSPAPPLTKEEVVQGPGASAAPSSAQKVVAQGPAVLPVAFSVGKVSPSPGGPRAPAPMRAEASPESQLVPDSTKGKTLLEPSREEEEVALTADLEIFLDTLRSMEPPEILRTHRLPRAPRSSYLAMYATLPAIEEDQPGPWVLGPSPQEMPTLEEKEDEKGEEEEELENPYLSDDEKLQRRQEKAGPSTSHSARPPQVSCSPLEMMKRHVAGAKGPLPELGPEWQAGSRPTSRLGGSLLFGGLLPAPKDTPTLEPLGAKLSTLPPHGAPGLRKVARQLPLLYSERPPPEKSVRAQPPEGWSPALKTQGKLNTRPGKMILFSEPGCQGSSRDVWEDTADASGWACVASIRVVRGCWVLYEEPEFQGRKLVLPEGDVELGAPGPAWSTQGIGSLRMVVRDYITPEISLYSEEGLKGQRVKLTEALEDPQHLERPLQVASATVSAGLWLLYPKPFFENTPCILEPGEYPTSEAWGASDPSVGSLKPMRLGCPSVEKPGEPKAVVYEAPDFQGQSWEVSRDIYNLQQPEDSQSPHLASVGSLRVLGGCWVGYEKEGFRGHQYLLEEGEYADWSHWGGYNEALTSLRVIRTDFGDPALVLFEAMDFEGHGVEVSEALRDVELAGHAPRTQAIHVLSGVWVAYQEVGFSGEQYVLEKGVYRNCDDWGAGNSALASLQPVLQVGEHNLHFVSKIQLFSGPDFLGDHISFEDDQTSLPSSFQPQSCRVLGGSWILFDEKNFEGEQHILSEGEFPTLTAMGCLASTVLGSLRRVPLHFSEPSILLYGLECFEGKEIELSREVRSLQAEGFNNHVLSVRIKGGVWVLCEHSDFRGRQWLVGSCEITNWLTYSGTQRVGSLYPIKQRRAYFRLWNEALGGFLAVPDHVEDMKAGRVVVSELRAGGSCIWYHEDGLLKNQVAPTMSLQVIGPPSTGSKVVLWAESRLPRQTWSIDDSGHICSQMFEGRILDVKGGRGYDRDHAVLWELAKDRASQIWAVHVL
- the CRYBG2 gene encoding beta/gamma crystallin domain-containing protein 2 isoform X2, encoding MDRTENWATGTGGGEGIGGRELRKVARLRMTPAERTLCPGAWVASGSVPPALRSLRAGHYLLREAGRRRSFSANERDPGGPGALERSGDPTPRARDLALAMAEGRGGLGARLARHLARLGARRERKGKRTPEEARSQDRPWGGQSCPDLAQGQGSTSNVSLKAQVQSLSEWDIRAGSCGSWLWKRRHSSGGPAEPLGRLQRPAVGSASDLARYASMGPESLALAVTSAEPAAAKCPSCLVPAPGHLEQRSPACACLQPLYTAPKFPLRPEPLSNLGDMLPRPASSPRAEGAKGETASPGPALSEPAQSLHERPCARRTRYHITVTLRGRGQAPGEESEDPKPAQPAPHPCGPEESKGWQEPQQGLRPITRCLTDPPQEPRLRAPHLHQRSAAQRQELQAGWPPGSPHKRELDHSGPRTPQDRLPGPNMEEASGPLARDKARVVSATLTWRQRPPAQEEIKHRFHKVSLVSGAQLEAPQEKMFEYSHRREEVNGFAVQEEETMSHQGPGDGAGSRSFQSHGPIFSKKYTLPIKEKRPVGRPKGAVDQGDGSPQDPRTEPPSPGAVARTEFLVPVHGPREPSPYPGVSLNSGSPRSLEERRVMRTVRTTMVVGGHVDRRVTSSVTNAVGPTFSGEALPRGRNAVRTIRAMVVSPRAEGSPSRSQALELLTSLVPAERSPLASRLPRPTAVVPRSPDLGSTEGAALGQLPETGAAEPKDRSSQAPAGIPEGAHPPQNQDVLAARPDQDQDRAQNARVHEVPRVQSASSPTQLPLQTSQDHAPVPSSPGLQTPNPSLGLVHLPEKPEVPVHARAQLSLEPREPQALPSVKREGLPDPPAATILPMVKTEVVTVPGQSLAPSSVRRKAVTSQGGLSAPSSPRNKVVQDSENVPIFSLSPKKEVVQGPSALAASSSKPTKVVQGPEGSPSTQKEVVQGSEGSPAPPLTKEEVVQGPGASAAPSSAQKVVAQGPAVLPVAFSVGKVSPSPGGPRAPAPMRAEASPESQLVPDSTKGKTLLEPSREEEEVALTADLEIFLDTLRSMEPPEILRTHRLPRAPRSSYLAMYATLPAIEEDQPGPWVLGPSPQEMPTLEEKEDEKGEEEEELENPYLSDDEKLQRRQEKAGPSTSHSARPPQVSCSPLEMMKRHVAGAKGPLPELGPEWQAGSRPTSRLGGSLLFGGLLPAPKDTPTLEPLGAKLSTLPPHGAPGLRKVARQLPLLYSERPPPEKSSPALKTQGKLNTRPGKMILFSEPGCQGSSRDVWEDTADASGWACVASIRVVRGCWVLYEEPEFQGRKLVLPEGDVELGAPGPAWSTQGIGSLRMVVRDYITPEISLYSEEGLKGQRVKLTEALEDPQHLERPLQVASATVSAGLWLLYPKPFFENTPCILEPGEYPTSEAWGASDPSVGSLKPMRLGCPSVEKPGEPKAVVYEAPDFQGQSWEVSRDIYNLQQPEDSQSPHLASVGSLRVLGGCWVGYEKEGFRGHQYLLEEGEYADWSHWGGYNEALTSLRVIRTDFGDPALVLFEAMDFEGHGVEVSEALRDVELAGHAPRTQAIHVLSGVWVAYQEVGFSGEQYVLEKGVYRNCDDWGAGNSALASLQPVLQVGEHNLHFVSKIQLFSGPDFLGDHISFEDDQTSLPSSFQPQSCRVLGGSWILFDEKNFEGEQHILSEGEFPTLTAMGCLASTVLGSLRRVPLHFSEPSILLYGLECFEGKEIELSREVRSLQAEGFNNHVLSVRIKGGVWVLCEHSDFRGRQWLVGSCEITNWLTYSGTQRVGSLYPIKQRRAYFRLWNEALGGFLAVPDHVEDMKAGRVVVSELRAGGSCIWYHEDGLLKNQVAPTMSLQVIGPPSTGSKVVLWAESRLPRQTWSIDDSGHICSQMFEGRILDVKGGRGYDRDHAVLWELAKDRASQIWAVHVL